Proteins encoded together in one Janthinobacterium tructae window:
- a CDS encoding hydrogen peroxide-inducible genes activator yields the protein MTLTELKYIVAVARAKHFGHAAEACFVAQPTLSVAIKKLEDELGVVLFERGGAEISVTPLGAQIIAQAERVLEQTAAIKELAKQNKDPLAGPLRLGVIYTIGPYLLPPLVKAMIDQVPQMPLILQENFTVRLLELLRQGELDVAIMALPLPDHGMAMQELYDEPFVVAMPRQHPWTAREKIAAQDLKSETMLLLGNGHCFRDQVLEVCPEMARFSSPGNGMQRTFEGSSLETIRHMVASGIGLTVLPRASVANMHATEGMLEYRPFAAPVPSRRVVMLWRKSFTRKAAIDALCAAIASCDLPGITPLCEDAT from the coding sequence ATGACACTGACTGAACTGAAATATATCGTTGCAGTCGCGCGCGCGAAGCACTTCGGCCACGCCGCCGAAGCTTGCTTCGTTGCCCAGCCCACCCTGTCAGTGGCCATCAAGAAACTCGAAGACGAATTGGGCGTGGTCCTGTTCGAACGGGGCGGCGCGGAAATCTCCGTCACGCCCCTGGGCGCGCAGATCATCGCGCAAGCCGAACGCGTGCTGGAACAGACGGCCGCCATCAAGGAACTCGCCAAACAAAACAAGGACCCGCTGGCCGGCCCCCTGCGTCTGGGCGTAATCTACACGATCGGCCCTTACCTGCTGCCCCCCCTGGTCAAGGCCATGATAGACCAGGTGCCGCAAATGCCTTTGATTTTGCAGGAAAACTTCACGGTTCGCCTGCTCGAATTGCTGCGCCAGGGCGAACTGGACGTGGCCATCATGGCCCTGCCCCTGCCCGACCACGGCATGGCCATGCAGGAACTGTATGACGAACCGTTCGTCGTTGCCATGCCGCGCCAGCATCCGTGGACCGCGCGTGAAAAAATCGCCGCGCAAGACTTGAAATCGGAAACCATGCTGCTGTTGGGCAATGGCCACTGCTTCCGCGACCAGGTGCTGGAAGTGTGCCCCGAAATGGCGCGTTTTTCCTCGCCCGGCAACGGCATGCAGCGCACGTTTGAAGGTTCCTCGCTGGAAACCATCCGCCACATGGTGGCCAGCGGCATCGGCTTGACGGTGCTGCCGCGCGCCTCCGTCGCCAATATGCACGCCACCGAGGGCATGCTCGAATACCGGCCCTTCGCCGCCCCCGTGCCATCGCGCAGGGTGGTGATGCTGTGGCGCAAGAGTTTTACGCGCAAGGCCGCCATCGATGCCCTGTGCGCAGCCATCGCCAGCTGCGACTTGCCCGGCATTACCCCCTTGTGCGAAGACGCAACCTAG
- a CDS encoding tubulin-like doman-containing protein, with translation MADNLNQTIPGGASERKQDKIIELRPTLFIGIGGTGMQVLMRVRRRILNTLWGGAGKRTRIEGLADFPIAQFIHFDLDNGAVIESGESQAKDLQFDQVKFTDDDKVVESFDMDKYSRDEDSLEKYPHIKEWLPLTPQRIRELRFDMSSGAGQIRAVSRLYFFDKYAKIRDKIRLKLKALKAGLSHERQLAELGLRMETNRFRIVIVGSVAGGTGSGSFLDMGLLARWLARSEVGAADVELMLFLPTGYTKANKDRVEANGYAALMELESAMMGNKGYVGRWDAYDRPELTREPYSEVYLIDSGNLAQQHTKDVSDVYHMVADSLFEDFASADFARAKRSIAVNQAQHKNSLYNAPVPQDRFGDMRLYFSKRFSSFGMAVLDTRQEAARDERAHRWAGAMLQAFFGVGGTDAGANRATDTQRDNFLAANMFLKGTPFSDFPEFSDKSIELKRSSGDFIDFRIVDELLEDRHGHLLAGVENRVNTRINDIRTGFERSEWPAQVRDAMKHLERDAVRDQDSTADTTEDRISKRRREVLDDVKKVVRDQLYGYLDNKEFGGLEYVLSLVEQIKDRIEAPGSGLTAQIGNNAERYREIKEAVRSREYERLLNNLEQTRSTFGFLSNGEKQAGVVMDHLRTEMANALKFHLRAKAADESAILLGELSRWLGNRVGVDAQGRAQWNGLVGELQTGREGVLAMLAELKTANTILQKDLDKEHATLIVIPVTEKDIALPSAATLRQWADEAFKDMGGSKALFPMLAEPAQRGLILAKVTRMAENMIATAGLVEGATSSPDPLFEALEQMDVSERLDRFRKLLACSMPWIDANMAGDFTVVSDQFKCVIGVANAAAFKAKFGAELESCVPTQVGITVSQLEIVETGIRGRAVCYCELAGVPMTVLRGLEGWRTSYRKEGDNDKAPTHTHIDPTQFTHPIAPNTDEMKRLAEDFGEFLQAIMLGILTRHTGRVVPPGQYQFAVEPGDLRRIGNERAIRQNGMPASYEKNIALRIEEKLAALDAVQTAALAALAKYYERGVYAPKLVAQADGSQLPYIGFGSAISAEVGARLRDSARRKGMASDELDRTVQTLLGRLKEWANVIGDSDSDAYDWEVREPEADGQPRLKYAIKGEMLEAGRLEQLLRPASAAAAPVAPVFGMAPPPLGGMPPPLVEYQYFLGINGQQQGPFTGQQIVQYVQAGQVAPSTTKVWRAGLPAWADLAQFAELAPLFLSAPPPLMPPPL, from the coding sequence ATGGCAGATAACCTGAACCAAACCATCCCCGGCGGCGCCAGCGAGCGCAAGCAGGACAAGATCATCGAACTGCGCCCGACACTGTTCATCGGCATCGGCGGCACGGGCATGCAGGTGCTGATGCGCGTGCGCCGGCGCATCCTCAACACCCTGTGGGGCGGCGCGGGCAAGCGCACGCGCATCGAGGGCTTGGCCGATTTTCCCATCGCGCAATTCATCCATTTCGACCTGGACAATGGCGCCGTGATCGAGAGCGGCGAATCGCAGGCGAAGGACTTGCAGTTCGACCAGGTGAAGTTCACGGACGATGACAAGGTGGTCGAATCGTTCGACATGGACAAGTACAGCCGCGATGAAGATTCTCTGGAGAAATATCCGCACATCAAGGAATGGCTGCCGCTGACGCCGCAGCGCATCCGCGAACTGCGTTTCGACATGAGCAGCGGCGCCGGCCAGATCCGCGCCGTCTCACGCCTGTATTTCTTCGACAAGTACGCGAAGATCCGCGACAAGATCCGCTTGAAGTTGAAAGCACTGAAGGCGGGCCTGTCGCACGAGCGCCAGCTGGCCGAGCTGGGTTTGCGCATGGAAACGAACCGTTTCCGCATCGTCATCGTCGGCTCCGTCGCAGGTGGCACGGGTTCCGGTTCCTTCCTCGACATGGGCTTGCTGGCGCGCTGGCTGGCACGCAGCGAAGTGGGCGCGGCCGACGTCGAGCTGATGCTGTTCTTGCCGACCGGCTACACCAAGGCCAACAAGGACCGGGTCGAGGCCAACGGCTATGCGGCGCTGATGGAGCTGGAATCGGCGATGATGGGCAACAAGGGCTATGTGGGCCGCTGGGATGCGTATGACCGTCCCGAACTGACGCGCGAGCCGTACAGCGAGGTGTATCTGATCGATTCGGGCAATCTTGCCCAGCAGCACACCAAGGATGTCAGCGACGTCTACCACATGGTGGCCGACTCGCTGTTCGAGGATTTCGCCTCGGCCGACTTTGCGCGCGCCAAGCGCTCGATCGCCGTCAACCAGGCGCAGCACAAGAATTCGCTGTATAACGCGCCCGTGCCGCAAGACCGCTTCGGCGACATGCGCCTGTATTTCTCGAAGCGCTTTTCCTCGTTCGGCATGGCCGTGCTCGATACGCGCCAGGAAGCGGCGCGCGACGAACGGGCCCACCGCTGGGCCGGCGCCATGCTGCAAGCGTTCTTTGGCGTGGGCGGCACGGATGCGGGCGCCAACCGCGCCACCGATACGCAGCGCGATAATTTCCTGGCTGCCAATATGTTCCTGAAGGGCACGCCGTTCAGCGATTTCCCCGAGTTTTCCGACAAGAGCATCGAATTGAAGCGCTCCAGCGGCGATTTCATCGATTTCCGCATCGTCGATGAATTGCTGGAAGACCGCCATGGCCACTTGCTGGCCGGCGTGGAAAACCGGGTCAACACGCGCATCAACGATATCCGCACGGGTTTTGAACGCAGCGAATGGCCGGCGCAGGTGCGCGACGCCATGAAACACCTGGAACGCGACGCCGTGCGCGACCAGGATTCCACGGCCGATACGACGGAAGACCGCATCAGCAAGCGCCGCCGCGAAGTGCTGGACGACGTCAAGAAAGTCGTGCGCGACCAGTTGTATGGCTATCTGGATAATAAAGAGTTCGGCGGCCTGGAATACGTGCTGTCGCTGGTGGAACAGATCAAGGACCGCATCGAGGCGCCGGGCAGCGGCTTGACGGCGCAGATCGGCAACAATGCCGAGCGCTACCGCGAGATCAAGGAAGCCGTGCGTTCACGCGAATACGAGCGCCTGCTGAACAATCTGGAACAGACGCGCAGCACCTTCGGTTTCCTCAGCAATGGCGAAAAGCAGGCGGGCGTGGTGATGGACCATTTGCGCACGGAAATGGCGAATGCGCTGAAATTCCATCTGCGCGCCAAGGCGGCGGACGAGTCCGCCATCCTGCTGGGCGAATTGTCGCGCTGGCTGGGCAACCGGGTCGGCGTCGATGCGCAAGGCCGCGCGCAGTGGAATGGCCTGGTGGGCGAGCTGCAAACGGGCCGCGAAGGCGTGCTGGCCATGCTGGCGGAACTCAAAACGGCCAATACCATCTTGCAAAAGGACCTGGACAAGGAACACGCGACCCTGATCGTCATTCCCGTCACGGAAAAAGACATCGCGCTGCCATCGGCGGCCACCTTGCGCCAGTGGGCCGATGAAGCGTTCAAGGACATGGGCGGCTCGAAAGCGCTGTTCCCCATGCTGGCCGAACCGGCGCAGCGCGGCTTGATCCTGGCCAAGGTCACGCGCATGGCCGAGAACATGATCGCCACGGCGGGCCTGGTGGAAGGGGCGACGAGCTCGCCCGACCCCCTGTTCGAGGCGCTGGAACAGATGGATGTATCCGAACGCCTGGACCGTTTCCGCAAGCTGCTGGCTTGCTCCATGCCGTGGATCGACGCCAATATGGCGGGCGACTTCACGGTCGTGTCGGACCAGTTCAAGTGCGTGATCGGCGTGGCCAACGCGGCCGCCTTCAAGGCGAAGTTCGGCGCCGAGCTTGAATCGTGCGTGCCGACCCAGGTGGGCATCACGGTGAGCCAGCTGGAAATCGTCGAAACGGGCATCCGCGGGCGCGCCGTCTGCTATTGCGAATTGGCCGGCGTGCCGATGACGGTGCTGCGCGGCCTGGAAGGCTGGCGCACCAGTTACCGCAAGGAAGGCGACAACGACAAGGCGCCGACCCACACGCACATCGATCCGACGCAATTCACGCATCCGATCGCGCCGAACACGGACGAGATGAAACGCCTGGCGGAAGATTTCGGCGAATTCCTGCAAGCCATCATGCTGGGCATACTGACGCGCCACACGGGCCGGGTCGTGCCGCCGGGCCAGTACCAGTTTGCCGTCGAACCGGGCGATTTGCGCCGCATCGGCAATGAACGGGCCATCCGCCAGAATGGCATGCCCGCCTCGTACGAGAAAAATATCGCCCTGCGCATCGAGGAAAAACTCGCTGCGCTTGATGCCGTGCAGACGGCGGCCCTGGCAGCGCTGGCAAAATACTATGAACGGGGCGTGTATGCACCGAAGCTGGTGGCGCAGGCCGATGGCTCGCAGCTGCCGTATATAGGCTTTGGCAGCGCCATTTCCGCCGAGGTGGGTGCGCGCTTGCGCGATTCTGCACGCCGCAAAGGCATGGCCAGCGATGAGCTCGACCGTACGGTGCAAACCTTGCTGGGACGCCTGAAGGAATGGGCGAATGTCATCGGCGACTCCGACAGCGATGCCTATGACTGGGAAGTGCGCGAGCCGGAAGCGGATGGCCAGCCCCGTCTGAAATATGCGATCAAGGGGGAAATGCTGGAAGCGGGGCGCCTGGAGCAATTGTTGCGCCCGGCCAGTGCGGCGGCCGCTCCCGTGGCGCCGGTGTTCGGCATGGCGCCGCCACCGCTGGGCGGCATGCCGCCGCCTTTGGTTGAATATCAGTATTTCCTGGGCATAAACGGCCAGCAGCAGGGACCGTTCACCGGCCAGCAGATCGTGCAGTACGTGCAGGCGGGGCAAGTCGCACCAAGCACCACCAAGGTGTGGCGCGCCGGCTTGCCGGCCTGGGCCGACCTGGCCCAGTTCGCCGAACTGGCGCCTTTGTTCCTCAGCGCGCCGCCACCGTTGATGCCGCCGCCCCTGTGA
- the rfaE2 gene encoding D-glycero-beta-D-manno-heptose 1-phosphate adenylyltransferase produces the protein MPDFENKLCGREELRARAAALPKPVVVTNGVFDILHRGHVTYLAQARALGASLVVAVNTDASVKRLGKGDDRPLNSCEDRMAVLAALEAVSLVVPFSEDSALEVVQEIEPEIYAKGGDYDMAAIPEGKAVLAYGGQAVAIDFAHDRSTTKLLTKVRTQQG, from the coding sequence ATGCCTGATTTTGAAAACAAACTGTGCGGCCGTGAGGAATTGCGCGCCCGCGCCGCAGCCTTGCCGAAACCGGTGGTGGTGACGAATGGCGTGTTCGACATTTTGCACCGCGGCCACGTGACGTACCTGGCGCAGGCGCGCGCGCTGGGCGCCTCGCTGGTGGTGGCCGTGAATACCGATGCATCGGTGAAACGTCTGGGCAAGGGCGACGACCGTCCCCTGAACAGCTGCGAAGACCGCATGGCCGTGCTGGCCGCGCTGGAAGCGGTGAGCCTGGTGGTGCCGTTCTCGGAAGACAGCGCCCTGGAAGTGGTGCAGGAAATCGAACCGGAAATCTATGCCAAGGGCGGCGACTACGACATGGCGGCCATCCCTGAAGGCAAGGCCGTGCTGGCGTATGGCGGCCAGGCCGTGGCCATCGATTTCGCGCACGACCGCTCGACCACCAAGCTGCTGACGAAAGTGCGGACGCAGCAGGGCTGA
- a CDS encoding phosphoribosyltransferase family protein, which yields MRTATQPRLDAAWQALRQWLGATLLPAQCALCGIGCPQVLCPPCRAQYLGQGRGQLRHRCRQCANPLADIEVALLCGRCVRHRPAYDATVTAFDYAAPVDQLLLQLKFGARLALAPLLAELLHVAIQQQQTWEAPQLLCPVPLGPARLAERGFNQALEIARPLARLLDVPLQPRLALRVRDTRAQSSVAPQERQANLAHAFAIAPDHAPLLPGCHVGIVDDVMSSGHTVNALAAACKHAGAARVSILVVARTPPH from the coding sequence CAGGCGCTGCGCCAGTGGCTGGGCGCCACCTTGCTGCCAGCGCAATGCGCGCTGTGCGGCATCGGCTGCCCGCAAGTGCTGTGCCCGCCCTGCCGCGCGCAGTATCTGGGGCAAGGACGGGGGCAACTGCGCCATCGCTGCCGCCAGTGCGCCAACCCGCTCGCGGACATCGAGGTGGCGCTGCTGTGCGGACGCTGTGTGCGCCACAGGCCCGCATATGACGCCACCGTCACGGCGTTTGATTATGCGGCGCCCGTCGACCAGTTGCTGCTGCAGCTGAAATTCGGCGCGCGCCTGGCGCTGGCGCCCCTGTTGGCAGAACTGCTGCATGTTGCCATTCAGCAACAACAAACGTGGGAAGCGCCGCAACTGCTGTGCCCAGTCCCGCTGGGCCCGGCCCGGCTGGCCGAACGGGGATTTAACCAGGCGCTGGAAATCGCGCGCCCGCTGGCGCGCTTGCTGGACGTCCCTTTGCAGCCCCGCCTGGCGCTGCGCGTGCGCGACACGCGGGCGCAAAGCAGCGTGGCGCCGCAGGAGCGGCAAGCCAACCTGGCGCACGCATTCGCCATCGCGCCGGACCATGCGCCGTTATTGCCAGGATGCCATGTCGGCATCGTCGACGACGTGATGAGCAGCGGCCACACCGTCAACGCGCTAGCCGCAGCCTGCAAGCACGCGGGGGCGGCCAGGGTCAGCATATTGGTGGTGGCACGCACGCCGCCGCATTAG
- the ubiA gene encoding 4-hydroxybenzoate octaprenyltransferase, producing the protein MNKLALYFRLIRLDKPIGTVLLLWPTLCALWLAQQGVPDWRLLLIFTLGTFLMRSAGCAINDYADQDIDKFVKRTVDRPITSGRISGKEALAVAGVLTVLAFCLILPLNALTKQLSVAAVIIAGTYPYFKRFFAIPQAYLGIAFGFGIPMGFAAITDSVPVVAWLLLLGNVFWAVAYDTEYAMVDRDDDLKIGIKTSAITFGRYDVAIIMLCYAAFLLLWLVCGWHLGLRYWYVAGLLVAAACAVYHYTLIRARERMPCFAAFRHNNWLGAAVFAGVVLDFAFR; encoded by the coding sequence ATGAACAAGCTGGCGCTGTATTTCCGCCTGATACGGCTGGACAAGCCTATCGGTACCGTATTGCTGCTGTGGCCTACCCTGTGTGCGCTGTGGCTGGCGCAGCAAGGCGTGCCGGACTGGCGGCTGCTGCTCATCTTCACACTTGGCACTTTCCTGATGCGCTCGGCTGGCTGCGCCATCAACGACTACGCCGACCAGGATATCGACAAATTCGTCAAGCGCACGGTGGATCGTCCCATCACCAGCGGGCGCATCAGCGGCAAGGAAGCGCTGGCCGTGGCCGGCGTGCTGACCGTGCTGGCCTTCTGCCTGATCCTGCCCTTGAATGCGCTCACCAAGCAACTGTCGGTGGCCGCCGTCATCATCGCCGGCACCTATCCCTACTTCAAGCGTTTCTTTGCGATTCCGCAAGCGTACCTGGGCATCGCCTTCGGCTTCGGCATCCCCATGGGCTTTGCCGCCATCACGGATTCCGTGCCCGTCGTCGCCTGGCTGCTGCTGCTGGGTAATGTTTTCTGGGCCGTGGCCTACGATACGGAATACGCGATGGTCGACCGCGACGACGACTTAAAGATCGGCATCAAGACCTCGGCCATCACCTTTGGCCGCTACGACGTGGCCATCATCATGCTGTGCTATGCCGCTTTCCTGCTGTTGTGGCTGGTCTGCGGCTGGCACCTGGGCTTGCGTTACTGGTATGTGGCGGGCTTGCTGGTGGCGGCCGCTTGCGCCGTTTACCACTACACCCTGATACGCGCACGCGAGCGCATGCCGTGTTTTGCCGCGTTCCGGCATAATAACTGGCTAGGAGCAGCGGTATTTGCGGGCGTGGTGCTGGACTTTGCTTTCCGTTAA
- the trmL gene encoding tRNA (uridine(34)/cytosine(34)/5-carboxymethylaminomethyluridine(34)-2'-O)-methyltransferase TrmL, which translates to MFHVVLVEPEIPPNTGNVIRLCANTGAQLHLVEPLGFPLDDAKMKRAGLDYHDYAKMKVHKNWAAFLADTQPDPSRMFAMTTRGSRPFGDVAFLPGDVFVFGSETKGLDPTLRDGFPAEQRIRLPMRPDNRSLNLSNTVAVVVYEAWRQHGYQGGA; encoded by the coding sequence TTGTTTCACGTTGTTTTGGTAGAACCTGAAATCCCGCCCAATACGGGCAACGTCATCCGCCTGTGCGCCAACACGGGCGCGCAGCTGCACCTGGTCGAACCGCTGGGCTTTCCGCTCGACGATGCCAAGATGAAGCGCGCCGGCCTCGATTACCACGACTACGCCAAGATGAAGGTGCACAAGAATTGGGCAGCGTTCCTGGCCGACACCCAGCCCGACCCGTCCCGCATGTTCGCCATGACCACGCGCGGCTCTCGCCCGTTCGGCGACGTGGCCTTCTTGCCGGGCGACGTGTTCGTGTTCGGCTCGGAAACGAAAGGCCTCGATCCCACCCTGCGCGACGGCTTTCCGGCAGAGCAACGCATCCGCCTGCCGATGCGCCCCGACAACCGCAGTTTAAATTTGTCGAATACGGTGGCCGTGGTCGTCTACGAAGCCTGGCGCCAGCATGGGTATCAGGGCGGGGCTTAA